Below is a window of bacterium DNA.
ATCCTTATTTTCTTTTTATAGATAACTAAAATCACAAGAGAGTAAAGAAGGAGCAAGTTCTATTTCTATCTTTTTTAAGGTCAAAGTTCTCTTTCTTCCTTTAAAACTTCATTTAGGTAGATAATAGCTTTAGCTTTCCCAGACACTTCTACTCCTAATTCCACCTTAGAGCCAGGAGGAGTCTTTTGATTGTAAACTTCTCTTTCTCCTTGGAAATCTTTAACTAATATCCTTACTTGAAAATGATAAAAACCATCTGGTGTTTTATAAGTGATAAAAATATTACGAGCTTGTTCCGTTTCTTTAATCTTTTTGGCACTAACCACTAAAGTTACTAGATCGTCTTTGGTTACCTCGGTATCAACCTCAGGGTTTTGATTTAAAACAATATCTTCTTCTGCATTCTTATCTACTTTATGTTCGATGCTCTTTAAGGTCAATCCAAGTTGATTTAAAGTAGTTAAGGCTTCGCTTGATTTTAAGTTAGTTAAATCTGGCATAAGAAGAGTAAGTTTTTTTTCTCCTAAACTTACCAAGACATTTATGGAGGAGTCTTTAGGAACTTTCTTTCTATGGCATGGATTTTGGGCAATAATACAATCCTTTTCTACTTCCGGGGAATGAACATATGTTACTTCACCAATCTTTAATCCTCCGATATTACCATTTTTATTATTCCCAACTGGCCTTAAAATATCTTTTGCTTTTAGTAAAGTCAACTTAGTAATATCAGGAACCTCCACAAAGATTGGACCCTTACTTACATTTATTTCAATACCTCTACCAATTTTAACTTGTTTGCCGGAGGTAGGAAGTTGAGAAATGATGTGATTTTGGGGGATATGGCTATATTTAAAATTTACTTTTGGTTTTAACTTATACTTCTTTAGCACTTCTAAAGCTTTTTCGTATTCCTGGCCAACTAAATTCGGAACACGAACTTGTTTCTTTTGGGGAGTAATAAACATAATAGCAAAAGTAGAACTAAAGATCCCTATAAAAAAAAAGACGAAAGCAGTCAGAAATATCTTAACGACAGGGAATCTTACTAATTTGT
It encodes the following:
- a CDS encoding PASTA domain-containing protein, with the protein product MKIYKNYKLVRFPVVKIFLTAFVFFFIGIFSSTFAIMFITPQKKQVRVPNLVGQEYEKALEVLKKYKLKPKVNFKYSHIPQNHIISQLPTSGKQVKIGRGIEINVSKGPIFVEVPDITKLTLLKAKDILRPVGNNKNGNIGGLKIGEVTYVHSPEVEKDCIIAQNPCHRKKVPKDSSINVLVSLGEKKLTLLMPDLTNLKSSEALTTLNQLGLTLKSIEHKVDKNAEEDIVLNQNPEVDTEVTKDDLVTLVVSAKKIKETEQARNIFITYKTPDGFYHFQVRILVKDFQGEREVYNQKTPPGSKVELGVEVSGKAKAIIYLNEVLKEEREL